In Nonomuraea muscovyensis, one genomic interval encodes:
- a CDS encoding IS110 family transposase, which translates to MQETNEPVEFVERVAAIDIGKSGLVVCIRVPSEDKPGRRRQEVREFTTLTASLLALADWLRCQSVSLVAMEATSDYWKPVYYLLEAEGFTCWLLNAKHVKNVPGRPKTDKLDAVWLAKVVERGMCRPSLVHPKPIRQLRDLTRYRRSLVRERTREKQRVEKLLEDAQIKLSSVISDVFGVSGREMLQALIDGQRDPKTLAQMARGPMRSKIPILQEALTGHFTDEHGFLCQMMTDRIDDLSARIEAVSRRIEDKIVPYAAAVDQLDEIIGVGAIAAQELIAEIGIDMSRFPTAGHLVSWAKFAPIDNNSAGKKKGGSTGKGNPWLAATLAEIVAVTSRSNTFLGERYRRLSRRRGRKRAIVALGNSVLTIVWHLLSDPDARYHDLGPDFYQSRLATRRRERDLIRQLERLTGKTVTLQPTA; encoded by the coding sequence GTGCAGGAGACCAACGAGCCGGTGGAGTTCGTCGAGCGGGTCGCCGCGATCGACATCGGCAAGAGCGGCCTGGTCGTGTGCATACGCGTGCCGAGCGAGGACAAGCCCGGACGGCGCCGGCAGGAGGTACGCGAGTTCACCACGCTCACCGCCTCCCTGCTCGCGTTAGCCGATTGGCTGCGCTGCCAGAGCGTGAGCCTGGTGGCGATGGAGGCCACCTCGGACTACTGGAAGCCGGTCTACTACCTGCTGGAGGCGGAAGGCTTCACCTGCTGGCTGCTGAACGCCAAGCACGTCAAGAACGTGCCCGGCCGCCCCAAAACGGACAAACTCGACGCGGTCTGGCTGGCCAAGGTTGTCGAACGCGGCATGTGCCGACCCAGCCTGGTGCACCCCAAGCCGATCCGGCAGCTGCGCGATCTGACGCGCTATCGGCGCAGCCTGGTCCGGGAACGCACCCGCGAGAAGCAGCGCGTGGAGAAGCTCCTGGAGGACGCGCAAATCAAGCTGTCCAGCGTGATCAGCGACGTCTTCGGCGTCTCCGGCCGCGAGATGTTGCAGGCGCTGATCGACGGCCAGCGCGATCCCAAGACGCTGGCGCAGATGGCCCGCGGCCCGATGCGCTCCAAGATCCCGATCCTGCAGGAGGCGCTCACCGGCCACTTCACCGACGAGCACGGCTTCCTCTGCCAGATGATGACCGACCGCATCGACGACCTGTCCGCCCGGATCGAGGCCGTCTCCCGCCGTATCGAGGACAAGATCGTCCCCTACGCTGCCGCAGTCGACCAGCTCGATGAGATCATCGGCGTCGGCGCGATCGCCGCCCAAGAACTCATCGCCGAGATCGGCATCGACATGAGCCGCTTCCCCACCGCCGGCCACCTGGTCTCTTGGGCCAAGTTCGCCCCGATCGACAACAACTCCGCCGGAAAGAAGAAGGGCGGCTCCACCGGCAAGGGCAATCCATGGCTCGCAGCCACCCTCGCAGAGATCGTCGCGGTCACCTCCCGCTCCAACACCTTCCTCGGCGAGCGCTACCGGCGGCTGTCCAGACGCCGCGGACGCAAACGCGCCATCGTCGCCCTCGGCAACTCCGTCCTGACCATCGTCTGGCACCTGCTGTCCGACCCCGACGCCCGCTACCACGACCTCGGCCCCGACTTCTACCAATCCCGCCTCGCCACCAGACGCCGCGAACGCGACCTCATCCGCCAGCTCGAACGCCTCACCGGCAAGACCGTCACCCTGCAACCAACCGCCTGA
- a CDS encoding DUF4365 domain-containing protein, giving the protein MTITYRRIRGRPLFEEEAALACEWCLDKNNHQGWYGECFVQALAAAAGLQASPLTPDCTGVDFDISAPVEVGGDFPAMRVQVKTWAKPKGDNDDWIYPRLTEKRFNALAGGERRIPRFLFLVIVPDDAAKYARGNKNGLVLSHAAYWLSLADRVRVENPRCNGTITVRVPKRNLLTVKSLRGLLDPTLAEVAL; this is encoded by the coding sequence ATGACGATCACCTATCGGCGGATTCGGGGGCGGCCGCTGTTCGAGGAGGAGGCTGCTCTGGCCTGTGAGTGGTGCCTGGACAAGAACAATCACCAGGGCTGGTACGGCGAGTGTTTCGTTCAGGCGCTTGCCGCGGCCGCGGGCCTTCAAGCCAGCCCGCTCACGCCCGACTGCACCGGCGTCGACTTCGACATCTCCGCACCCGTCGAAGTCGGGGGTGACTTTCCTGCGATGCGCGTTCAGGTCAAGACATGGGCCAAGCCCAAAGGGGATAACGATGACTGGATCTATCCTCGGCTGACCGAGAAGCGCTTCAACGCACTCGCCGGCGGTGAACGCCGGATTCCTCGTTTCCTCTTCTTGGTCATCGTCCCAGACGACGCAGCGAAATACGCCCGGGGCAACAAGAACGGCCTCGTGCTGAGCCATGCCGCGTACTGGCTTTCCCTGGCCGATCGCGTCAGGGTCGAGAATCCGCGGTGCAACGGAACCATTACGGTACGAGTGCCGAAGAGGAACCTGCTCACCGTCAAGAGCTTGAGGGGACTGCTAGACCCGACACTGGCGGAGGTGGCTTTATGA